From one Variovorax sp. PBL-H6 genomic stretch:
- a CDS encoding transporter substrate-binding domain-containing protein, whose product MRLSFWIGYSSIAAAVLVLGGCAMNPQQQPQSVTTSRLDAVQKTGVLRICTPGDYKPFSFQKPDASYEGIDVDLMASFGSSLNAKPEWVKTTWANLLPDLAAGKCELAVGGVSVTTERQKRAFFSAPYMVNGKTPIARCADAAKYQSVAAIDKPEVRVIFNPGGSNERFARANFKRARLTLHGENVTIFDEILANRADVFVTEAAEAITQQKLKPGLCAINPDRPLQYGEMAWMLPRDDIAFKAYVDQWLHLARADGEFQRVMDRWLK is encoded by the coding sequence ATGCGCTTGAGCTTTTGGATTGGCTATTCATCGATCGCGGCTGCTGTCCTCGTGCTCGGTGGCTGTGCGATGAACCCGCAGCAGCAGCCGCAGTCCGTGACCACATCGCGTCTCGATGCAGTGCAGAAGACAGGCGTGCTGCGCATCTGCACGCCGGGCGACTACAAGCCTTTCAGCTTTCAGAAGCCCGATGCGAGCTATGAGGGAATCGATGTCGACCTGATGGCCAGTTTCGGCAGCAGCCTCAATGCGAAGCCAGAGTGGGTCAAGACAACCTGGGCCAACCTGCTGCCGGACCTTGCCGCCGGCAAGTGCGAGCTCGCGGTGGGCGGAGTCTCGGTGACCACCGAGCGACAAAAGCGCGCCTTCTTCAGCGCGCCTTACATGGTCAACGGCAAAACACCGATTGCGCGCTGTGCCGACGCCGCCAAGTACCAGAGCGTCGCCGCCATCGACAAGCCCGAGGTGCGGGTGATCTTCAACCCCGGCGGAAGCAACGAGCGCTTCGCGCGTGCCAACTTCAAGCGAGCCCGGCTCACGCTGCATGGCGAGAACGTGACGATCTTCGATGAGATCCTGGCGAACCGTGCCGATGTCTTCGTAACGGAAGCGGCGGAAGCGATCACGCAGCAGAAGCTGAAGCCGGGCCTCTGCGCAATCAATCCCGACAGGCCGCTGCAGTACGGTGAGATGGCCTGGATGCTGCCGCGCGATGACATCGCATTCAAGGCCTATGTCGACCAGTGGCTGCACCTGGCACGAGCGGACGGCGAGTTCCAGCGCGTCATGGACCGCTGGCTCAAGTAA
- a CDS encoding esterase/lipase family protein, producing MSLAHTAFLALEFIASYHVSRRDPSGRATPMQCARAWAAESRMALWVFCWQQPFRSQAVPDHLPVSSGRRGVVLLHGFLCNRGFWNPWLQELRATGHAFIALDLEPVFGSIDHYVTVLDQAISRVTAATGHSPVLICHSMGGLAARAWLRSADAARVHRIVTIGTPHRGTWLARFGRTANGRQMRIDDEWIRQMDSAFGSEVPFTCWYSNCDNIVFPTSSATLPGADNRLAAGRGHVEMAFVASLRQQTFALLDE from the coding sequence TTGAGCCTGGCTCACACGGCTTTCCTGGCGCTGGAGTTCATTGCGAGCTATCACGTCAGCCGACGAGACCCGTCAGGACGCGCCACTCCGATGCAGTGCGCGCGGGCGTGGGCTGCCGAAAGCCGGATGGCGCTGTGGGTGTTCTGCTGGCAACAGCCGTTCCGCTCGCAGGCAGTTCCCGATCATTTGCCCGTGAGCAGCGGCCGGCGTGGCGTGGTGCTGCTGCACGGGTTCCTGTGCAATCGGGGGTTCTGGAATCCCTGGCTCCAGGAATTGCGTGCGACCGGACACGCCTTCATCGCTCTCGATCTAGAGCCAGTCTTCGGCTCGATCGATCACTACGTGACGGTACTTGACCAGGCAATCTCGCGTGTGACCGCTGCAACTGGACACTCGCCAGTCCTGATCTGCCACAGCATGGGCGGCCTGGCCGCCAGAGCCTGGCTGCGGAGCGCGGATGCTGCGCGCGTGCATCGCATCGTCACGATTGGCACGCCGCACCGTGGCACTTGGCTGGCACGCTTCGGCCGTACCGCGAACGGACGCCAGATGCGAATAGACGACGAATGGATCCGGCAAATGGACAGCGCATTCGGGAGCGAAGTGCCGTTTACCTGCTGGTACTCGAATTGCGACAACATCGTCTTCCCGACGTCATCGGCCACGCTCCCCGGCGCAGACAACAGGCTTGCCGCCGGGCGCGGCCATGTGGAAATGGCGTTTGTCGCGAGCCTGCGGCAGCAGACCTTCGCACTGCTCGACGAGTGA
- a CDS encoding AMP-binding protein, translating into MQSAVLKSYPPGVPHEVHPEQYRSLAQLFDESFDRYAKRPFSVCMDKWMSYAELDELSRALGAWLQARGLEVGARVAIMLPNVPQFAVTMAGVLRAGYTCVNVNPLYTARELEHQLKDSGATAIVILENFAATLEQVIDQTTLKHVVVASMGDLLGGLYGTWITLAVRHLAKMVPPYKLPLDRGRTVVPFPKVIADGKALKLGLDTSTLDSIAFLQYTGGTTGLSKGAVLTHRNIIAATLQAEAWFKPALGRAGDSSKINSIAALPLYHIFALTLCLLAIRLGSHLTLIPNPRDIDKFIVELKKRPFHMLPAVNTLFNALLMHPEFKTIDFSSLLISQAGGMAASAGTARKWFETTGCPMIEGWGMSETCAIGTNNPVSNIAFTGTIGLPLPGIEIAIKDDEGCSLPLDEPGELCIKGPNVMVGYYNQPAETRAAFTADGFMRTGDIALMQEDGYSRIVDRKKDMILVSGFNVFPNELENVISLCPGVLECAAIGVPDEKQGEAIKVFVVRKDLTLTEDAVTRYCNDQLTGYKRPKHIEFRHSLPKTNVGKILRRELRTDGP; encoded by the coding sequence ATGCAATCAGCCGTCTTGAAAAGCTATCCGCCGGGCGTACCGCACGAGGTGCATCCCGAGCAGTACCGTTCGCTGGCCCAGTTGTTCGACGAGTCTTTCGATCGCTACGCAAAGCGACCCTTCTCGGTGTGCATGGACAAGTGGATGAGCTATGCGGAACTGGACGAATTGTCCAGGGCGCTGGGGGCTTGGCTCCAGGCGCGCGGGCTGGAGGTCGGGGCTCGCGTGGCCATCATGCTGCCCAACGTGCCGCAATTTGCGGTCACCATGGCAGGGGTTCTACGCGCGGGCTACACCTGCGTCAATGTCAATCCGCTATACACCGCGCGCGAGCTCGAGCATCAACTGAAGGATTCCGGTGCGACGGCGATCGTCATTCTCGAGAACTTTGCAGCGACGCTAGAACAGGTGATCGATCAGACGACCCTCAAGCATGTGGTCGTCGCTTCCATGGGCGACCTGCTTGGCGGCCTTTACGGCACATGGATCACGCTGGCAGTACGACATCTCGCCAAGATGGTACCCCCGTACAAGCTCCCTCTCGACAGGGGCCGTACAGTAGTACCCTTTCCGAAGGTGATCGCGGACGGCAAAGCACTCAAGCTCGGATTGGACACGAGCACGCTCGACTCGATCGCCTTCCTGCAATACACAGGAGGCACTACCGGTTTGTCTAAGGGTGCCGTCTTGACACACCGCAACATCATCGCGGCCACGTTGCAGGCCGAAGCCTGGTTCAAGCCGGCGCTCGGGCGCGCAGGCGACTCGTCCAAAATCAATAGCATCGCAGCGCTGCCGCTCTATCACATCTTTGCACTGACGCTATGCCTGCTCGCGATTCGCCTGGGATCGCATCTCACGTTGATCCCCAACCCGCGCGATATCGACAAGTTCATCGTCGAGCTCAAGAAGAGGCCCTTCCACATGCTCCCGGCGGTGAACACGCTCTTTAATGCGTTGTTGATGCATCCAGAGTTCAAGACCATCGACTTCTCCAGCCTTCTCATCTCCCAGGCCGGGGGTATGGCCGCATCAGCGGGAACGGCCCGGAAGTGGTTCGAGACGACAGGCTGTCCGATGATTGAGGGCTGGGGCATGAGCGAGACCTGCGCGATCGGAACAAACAACCCGGTGTCCAACATCGCCTTCACGGGCACCATCGGCTTGCCGCTGCCCGGTATTGAAATTGCGATCAAGGATGACGAAGGCTGCTCCCTGCCCCTCGACGAGCCAGGCGAGCTCTGCATCAAGGGGCCCAACGTGATGGTCGGCTACTACAACCAACCTGCAGAAACCAGGGCGGCGTTCACTGCAGATGGCTTTATGCGCACTGGCGACATTGCGCTCATGCAGGAGGACGGCTACAGCCGGATCGTTGACCGTAAGAAGGACATGATCCTCGTGAGCGGCTTCAACGTGTTCCCGAACGAGCTCGAGAACGTTATCTCGCTGTGCCCGGGCGTGCTTGAATGCGCGGCAATCGGGGTGCCCGACGAAAAGCAAGGCGAGGCGATTAAAGTCTTCGTGGTCCGCAAGGACCTCACACTGACCGAGGACGCCGTGACACGTTACTGCAATGATCAACTGACCGGGTACAAGCGCCCCAAGCACATCGAGTTTCGACATAGCCTGCCAAAAACTAACGTGGGGAAGATCCTTCGGCGGGAGCTCCGTACCGACGGGCCTTGA
- a CDS encoding ATP-binding cassette domain-containing protein encodes MALISLLNAQLAFGHVPLLDHADLSLLEFERIGLIGRNGAGKSSLLKILGGLEKPDDGTLQAQQGLRIAYVAQDPQLDLNASVFTAASAGLAKAVALREQYLSAATGLDLNALQSQIEAFDAWNWEQRVEETLHRLHLDGAARVGELSGGTRKRVALAQALVAAPNVLLLDEPTNHLDLDSIEWLEQLLIDFKGSVVTITHDRSFLNRVATRIVELDRGKLSSYPGNFEQYLAQKEAQIAQEAVLIAKADKLLAQEEIWIRKGVEARRTRSQSRISRLEALRARRTARREALGSVSMDVASGQTSGKIVAELTGATKAFGDKTVIRNFSGTILRGDKVGLVGPNGAGKTTLLKLILGELEPDSGKIRRGTNLQVAYFDQMRAALQLDATLEDFISPGSEWIEIGNQRKHVKSYLADFLFSPARAQSPVRSLSGGERNRLLLARLFARPANVLVLDEPTNDLDIDTLELLEDLLQNYDGTVFLVSHDRTFLDNVVTSTIAFEGDGLWREYEGSVEDWLIQSKRAREIAAERAQASPASALSPAAPSAAPAAAARVGTRRKLSYKEQREFETLPARIAELEEEQKRITEILELEGGAIYASEASRAAELAQRHAQIDEELLAAMERWEVLDSARQG; translated from the coding sequence ATGGCACTCATCTCACTCCTCAACGCGCAACTAGCGTTCGGGCACGTCCCGCTGCTCGATCACGCGGACCTATCGTTGCTCGAGTTCGAGCGTATCGGACTCATCGGCCGCAATGGTGCCGGCAAGTCTTCGCTCCTGAAAATCCTGGGCGGTCTCGAGAAACCTGACGACGGGACTCTCCAAGCGCAGCAAGGTCTGCGCATTGCGTATGTGGCGCAAGATCCGCAGCTCGACCTGAACGCCAGCGTGTTCACAGCCGCGAGCGCCGGGCTGGCGAAAGCTGTCGCGCTTCGCGAGCAATATCTTTCCGCGGCCACGGGTCTTGATCTCAACGCGTTGCAATCGCAGATCGAAGCTTTCGACGCGTGGAACTGGGAACAGCGCGTCGAAGAGACCTTGCACCGACTGCACCTCGATGGCGCCGCACGGGTCGGCGAATTGTCCGGCGGAACCCGCAAACGCGTGGCCCTTGCGCAGGCGCTGGTCGCCGCGCCCAACGTGCTGCTCCTAGACGAGCCGACCAATCACCTCGATCTGGATTCGATCGAATGGCTCGAACAGCTGCTGATCGATTTCAAAGGCAGTGTGGTCACCATCACGCATGACCGCAGCTTCCTCAATCGGGTGGCAACCCGCATCGTGGAGCTAGACCGCGGCAAGCTCAGTTCGTACCCCGGCAATTTCGAACAATACCTGGCGCAGAAGGAAGCGCAAATTGCCCAGGAAGCTGTCCTTATCGCCAAGGCCGACAAGCTGCTGGCGCAGGAAGAGATCTGGATCCGCAAGGGCGTCGAGGCCCGCCGCACCCGCAGTCAAAGTCGCATCAGCCGACTCGAGGCGCTGCGAGCTCGACGTACCGCCCGGCGCGAGGCACTTGGCAGCGTCAGCATGGATGTGGCATCCGGCCAGACCAGTGGAAAGATCGTTGCGGAATTGACGGGCGCAACCAAGGCCTTCGGCGACAAGACGGTTATCCGGAACTTCAGCGGGACCATCCTGCGCGGCGACAAGGTCGGCCTGGTGGGGCCGAACGGCGCCGGCAAGACCACATTGCTGAAGCTCATTCTTGGCGAGCTCGAGCCCGACAGCGGCAAGATTCGGCGCGGCACGAATCTGCAGGTCGCCTACTTCGATCAGATGCGCGCAGCGCTGCAGCTCGATGCCACGCTGGAGGATTTCATTAGTCCGGGCAGCGAGTGGATCGAGATCGGCAACCAGCGCAAGCATGTCAAGAGCTATCTCGCGGATTTCCTGTTCTCGCCAGCGCGCGCGCAATCGCCGGTGCGCTCGCTGAGCGGAGGCGAGCGCAATCGGCTATTGCTCGCCCGCCTGTTTGCGCGCCCGGCCAATGTGCTGGTGCTCGACGAACCCACCAACGACCTCGACATCGACACGCTCGAACTGCTTGAAGACCTGCTGCAGAACTACGACGGCACCGTGTTCCTCGTGAGCCATGACCGAACCTTTCTCGACAATGTGGTGACGAGCACCATCGCCTTCGAAGGCGATGGCCTCTGGCGTGAATACGAAGGCAGCGTGGAAGACTGGTTGATCCAATCGAAGCGCGCTCGCGAGATCGCTGCCGAAAGGGCCCAGGCTTCCCCCGCGTCCGCTCTGAGCCCCGCTGCACCCTCCGCCGCGCCGGCAGCGGCTGCGCGCGTGGGCACGCGCAGAAAGCTCAGCTACAAGGAGCAGCGCGAATTCGAGACCCTGCCCGCCCGGATCGCGGAACTTGAAGAAGAACAGAAGCGCATCACCGAAATACTCGAGTTGGAGGGTGGTGCAATCTACGCCAGCGAGGCATCGCGCGCCGCCGAGCTCGCGCAGCGTCACGCCCAGATCGACGAGGAATTGCTGGCCGCAATGGAGCGCTGGGAGGTGCTGGATTCGGCGCGCCAAGGCTGA
- a CDS encoding phospholipase D family protein: MISFKAFHPGARAWRSCAAALCSTFLLLSACAELPQNVQRPVSRALASPAGTPLAQLVQQRRQAASTRNESGFMLLDGPPAAYGSRLALAEGARKTLDLQYYAIHADASTERLLTAVRDAAARGVRVRILLDDFHSTGRNASVMRLAFVPNIEMRMFNPVPGSRGSSLARMFNAIEDASRIQQRMHNKLFIADNVLGVTGGRNLGDAYFGNAQAGNFVDMDVLAAGPIVQDLSRSFDAYWNNERAYPVQSLVKREELEELRNESRNEGRSEHEKDANTGAPRPPDGEPQPRKAEPTAEQQNRAWDEKAMDLSTASFVWAPAAVMVDKPAKIPADSPGGGAGTGKAPGLVVAQQGQGRTAAASGGSLGGAAAAASNGDTVVEGLLQMIGRAQSDLLIISPYFVPGPDMKHAFASALARGVKIRVLTNSLASNDAPLAHVGYARHREEMLAMGIGLYELRSEQAGLGSAFGSAGGSTLGESRSMLHSKVLVMDGRLLVVGSMNLDLRSQLQNTEIALLIRSDELSRIAAGQIETAMAKAAWHVERSNGGLVWRAPQDSGLKDSTTDPDASVGLRLLLRLFGPLAPDRLL; encoded by the coding sequence ATGATCTCATTCAAGGCCTTTCACCCCGGCGCGCGCGCATGGCGCAGTTGCGCCGCAGCGCTGTGCTCGACCTTCCTCTTGCTCTCGGCCTGCGCCGAGCTGCCCCAGAATGTTCAAAGGCCGGTATCGAGAGCGCTCGCATCGCCTGCGGGAACGCCCCTCGCGCAGTTGGTGCAGCAGCGCCGCCAAGCTGCATCGACGCGCAACGAATCTGGCTTCATGCTGCTCGACGGACCGCCGGCCGCCTATGGCAGCCGCCTCGCCTTGGCCGAGGGTGCGAGGAAGACGCTCGACCTTCAGTACTACGCCATCCATGCCGACGCCAGCACCGAACGCCTGCTCACCGCCGTGCGTGATGCGGCGGCCCGCGGCGTGCGTGTGCGCATCCTGCTGGACGATTTTCACAGCACCGGCCGCAACGCATCGGTGATGCGCCTGGCTTTCGTGCCCAACATCGAGATGCGGATGTTCAATCCGGTGCCCGGTTCCCGCGGTTCGAGCCTCGCCCGGATGTTCAACGCCATCGAGGACGCCTCGCGCATCCAGCAGCGCATGCACAACAAGCTCTTTATCGCCGACAACGTGCTCGGGGTGACAGGCGGGCGCAATCTGGGCGACGCCTACTTCGGGAATGCTCAAGCCGGCAACTTCGTGGACATGGATGTGTTGGCGGCCGGACCCATCGTGCAGGACCTGTCCCGCAGCTTCGATGCCTACTGGAACAACGAGCGTGCCTATCCCGTTCAATCGCTGGTAAAGCGCGAGGAGCTCGAGGAGCTACGCAACGAATCGCGCAATGAAGGGCGCAGCGAACACGAGAAGGACGCGAACACCGGTGCGCCCAGGCCGCCTGACGGCGAGCCGCAACCGCGTAAGGCCGAGCCAACGGCCGAGCAACAGAACCGCGCCTGGGATGAAAAGGCGATGGATCTGAGCACCGCCAGTTTCGTCTGGGCGCCGGCCGCGGTCATGGTGGACAAGCCGGCCAAGATCCCCGCCGACTCGCCTGGCGGCGGCGCAGGCACAGGCAAGGCGCCCGGCCTCGTGGTGGCTCAGCAAGGTCAGGGCAGGACGGCCGCGGCGTCGGGCGGCTCGCTTGGCGGAGCGGCGGCGGCGGCCTCCAACGGCGACACCGTCGTCGAAGGACTTCTGCAGATGATCGGCCGAGCCCAAAGCGACCTCCTCATCATCTCGCCGTACTTCGTGCCTGGCCCGGACATGAAACACGCCTTCGCCTCGGCGCTCGCGCGAGGCGTCAAGATCCGCGTGCTGACGAATTCACTCGCATCCAATGACGCGCCGCTGGCACACGTTGGCTATGCCCGCCATCGCGAAGAAATGCTGGCGATGGGCATCGGCCTGTACGAGCTGCGCAGCGAACAGGCGGGACTGGGCAGCGCGTTCGGCTCCGCCGGAGGAAGCACGCTGGGCGAATCGCGCTCGATGCTGCATTCCAAGGTGCTGGTGATGGACGGCCGACTGCTGGTGGTCGGATCGATGAACCTCGATCTGCGTTCGCAGTTGCAGAACACCGAGATCGCTCTGCTCATCCGCAGCGACGAACTCTCCCGCATCGCCGCAGGACAGATCGAGACCGCCATGGCCAAAGCGGCCTGGCACGTCGAGCGGAGCAACGGCGGCCTGGTCTGGCGCGCACCCCAAGACAGCGGCCTCAAGGACAGCACGACAGACCCGGATGCGAGTGTCGGACTGCGCCTACTCCTGAGGCTGTTCGGCCCCCTCGCGCCGGACCGGCTGCTCTGA
- a CDS encoding aminotransferase-like domain-containing protein has translation MLTRTSTQSLTEQLASRFAERIRTRLLAPGARLPSVRECARQQGVSPHTVVAAYDQLLAQGLVEARRQRGFYVRDSIAAQAGAALSTLAPLAQPAVSRPVPADASTLIRGMFHRPSDKPQPGMGVFPSEWLASPFTAAAVRRVTSTRALQDFSLQYGEPAGDSGLRRSLATKLASINVPAGAEQIVTTVGATHALDIVSRTLLRPGDPVMVEEPGWALEFARLEALGMRILPVPRKADGPDLEVMERYCNAGDGHKPKLFVSVSVLHNPTGYSLSPGSAHRVLQLANQHGFHIVEDDTYSHLAPEHATRLCALDGLQRTVYVSGFAKILAPNWRIGFLAASPQLVGRMLETKLLTTLTTPSLFERALAWCIDQGQLRRHAERVRLRLDGARGRAVKLAIAGGCTLAAEPAGLFGWVDTGVDTDELTQHMLDEGYLLAPGSLFHARRPPSTLMRINFATAQDATFWKVFARVRAQL, from the coding sequence ATGCTGACACGAACTTCAACCCAGTCGCTGACCGAGCAGTTGGCCAGCCGCTTCGCCGAGCGCATCCGGACCCGCCTGCTCGCGCCGGGGGCGCGGCTGCCTTCGGTGCGCGAGTGCGCACGGCAGCAGGGCGTGAGTCCGCACACGGTGGTGGCCGCCTACGACCAGCTGCTCGCGCAGGGCTTGGTTGAAGCGCGGCGCCAGCGCGGCTTTTATGTGCGCGATTCGATTGCCGCGCAAGCGGGTGCGGCGTTATCGACCCTCGCCCCCTTGGCGCAGCCGGCCGTGTCGCGGCCGGTGCCCGCAGACGCGAGCACGCTCATCCGCGGCATGTTCCACCGCCCCAGCGACAAGCCGCAGCCAGGGATGGGCGTATTCCCCTCTGAATGGCTGGCCTCGCCCTTCACTGCCGCTGCCGTCCGGCGCGTGACCAGCACGCGGGCGCTGCAGGACTTCTCGTTGCAATACGGCGAGCCCGCAGGCGATAGCGGTCTGCGGCGCAGCCTCGCGACCAAGCTCGCCAGCATCAACGTGCCCGCGGGCGCAGAGCAGATCGTGACCACCGTCGGGGCCACGCATGCGCTCGACATCGTGAGCCGCACGCTGCTGCGGCCCGGCGATCCGGTGATGGTCGAGGAGCCAGGATGGGCGCTGGAGTTCGCGCGGCTCGAGGCGCTCGGCATGCGCATCCTGCCTGTGCCGCGCAAGGCGGACGGGCCCGACCTGGAGGTGATGGAGCGCTACTGCAATGCCGGCGACGGCCACAAGCCGAAGCTTTTCGTCAGCGTGAGCGTGCTGCACAACCCGACTGGCTACAGCCTCTCGCCGGGCAGCGCGCATCGGGTGCTTCAACTGGCCAACCAGCATGGCTTCCACATTGTCGAGGACGACACCTACAGCCACCTGGCCCCGGAGCACGCCACACGGCTGTGCGCACTCGACGGCTTGCAGCGCACCGTTTACGTGAGCGGTTTCGCGAAGATCCTCGCGCCCAATTGGCGCATCGGTTTCCTGGCGGCGTCCCCACAGCTGGTCGGACGCATGCTCGAGACCAAGCTGTTGACGACGCTGACCACGCCTTCGCTGTTCGAGCGCGCGCTCGCCTGGTGCATCGACCAGGGCCAATTGCGCCGCCATGCCGAGCGCGTGCGCCTGCGCCTGGACGGCGCACGCGGGCGCGCGGTGAAGCTGGCAATCGCGGGAGGTTGTACGCTGGCGGCGGAGCCGGCGGGGCTGTTCGGCTGGGTCGACACCGGGGTCGACACCGATGAACTGACCCAGCACATGCTCGACGAGGGATACCTGCTGGCGCCGGGGTCGCTGTTCCACGCGCGGCGGCCGCCCAGCACGCTGATGCGCATCAACTTTGCAACCGCGCAGGACGCCACCTTCTGGAAGGTGTTCGCCCGCGTCCGCGCACAGCTTTGA
- a CDS encoding LysE family translocator, with translation MNWQEFTGLLVLATAMSFSPGPNTTLSTALAANGGLPRAMRFVLAVPVGWTLLLGLCAAGIGALVVAAPSLRWAIKAFGIAYLLWLAWKLSGSATMGQADGKQLRVGFWQGVMLQFVNIKAWLLALTLVATWIAGQPDALRRFAIVAPVMLVYAFTSNFAYALAGSLLRTWLAHGQRLLWFNRAMAAVLVLTAWWMASV, from the coding sequence ATGAACTGGCAAGAATTCACCGGCCTGCTGGTGCTGGCCACGGCGATGAGCTTCTCGCCCGGCCCCAACACCACGCTCTCCACCGCACTGGCCGCCAACGGCGGCCTGCCGCGCGCCATGCGCTTCGTGCTCGCCGTGCCAGTGGGCTGGACACTGCTGCTGGGCCTGTGCGCCGCCGGCATCGGCGCGCTGGTGGTGGCTGCGCCGTCATTGCGCTGGGCCATCAAGGCGTTCGGCATCGCCTACCTGCTGTGGCTGGCCTGGAAGCTCAGTGGCAGCGCCACGATGGGTCAGGCCGATGGCAAGCAGCTGCGGGTCGGCTTCTGGCAGGGCGTGATGCTGCAGTTCGTCAACATCAAGGCTTGGCTGCTGGCGCTGACGCTGGTCGCCACCTGGATCGCTGGCCAACCCGACGCGTTGCGGCGCTTCGCCATCGTGGCGCCGGTGATGCTGGTCTATGCCTTCACCAGCAACTTCGCCTATGCGCTCGCCGGCTCGCTGCTGCGCACCTGGCTGGCGCACGGGCAACGCCTGCTTTGGTTCAACCGTGCCATGGCCGCCGTGCTGGTGCTCACCGCCTGGTGGATGGCCAGCGTATGA
- a CDS encoding DMT family transporter produces the protein MKIKDETLGMWLGVLGVAFFAVTLPMTRLATGTQDAPQLSPWFLTLGRAALAGLLSVIFLLATRSPLPQRHQWKPLGMAMLGNAIGFPLLLAYALRIVSASHAAVVTALLPLVTAACAAWVLHQRARLGFWLCALAGSGLVIVFSMLRAGEQQFGFAWGDLLLVGAVFAASLGYIYGAQITPALGAERVICWVCVMALPVTMPGALWLWPQQPIATSSWLGFVYVGVFSMWVGFFAWYRGLAMGGALRVSQAQLLQPFLSILVAVPLLGEPIDLVTLGFAVGVVATVVAGKKLSQARPAAASSQQLAHPKETT, from the coding sequence ATGAAGATCAAGGACGAAACCCTGGGCATGTGGCTCGGCGTGCTCGGGGTGGCCTTCTTCGCGGTCACATTGCCGATGACCCGGCTGGCCACCGGCACGCAAGACGCCCCGCAGCTCTCGCCATGGTTTCTGACATTGGGCCGGGCGGCGCTGGCGGGTTTGCTGTCGGTGATCTTCCTGCTCGCCACCCGCTCGCCGCTGCCGCAACGCCACCAATGGAAACCGCTCGGCATGGCCATGCTGGGCAACGCGATCGGGTTCCCGCTGCTGCTCGCCTATGCGTTGCGGATCGTCAGCGCCAGTCATGCCGCAGTGGTGACGGCCTTGCTGCCGCTGGTGACGGCGGCTTGCGCAGCCTGGGTGCTGCACCAGCGCGCCCGGCTCGGGTTCTGGCTCTGCGCGCTGGCGGGTAGCGGGCTCGTCATCGTGTTCTCCATGCTTCGTGCAGGCGAGCAGCAGTTCGGCTTCGCCTGGGGCGACCTGCTGCTGGTGGGCGCCGTCTTCGCAGCCTCGCTCGGCTACATCTACGGCGCGCAGATCACGCCGGCACTTGGGGCCGAGCGCGTGATCTGCTGGGTCTGCGTGATGGCGCTGCCCGTCACGATGCCCGGCGCGCTGTGGCTGTGGCCGCAGCAACCGATTGCGACCTCGTCCTGGCTGGGCTTCGTCTACGTCGGCGTTTTCTCGATGTGGGTGGGCTTCTTTGCCTGGTACCGGGGCTTGGCCATGGGCGGCGCGCTGCGCGTGAGCCAGGCCCAGTTGCTGCAACCATTTCTCTCGATCCTCGTCGCGGTGCCGCTGCTCGGCGAACCGATCGATCTCGTCACGCTCGGCTTCGCGGTGGGGGTGGTGGCCACCGTGGTGGCCGGCAAGAAGCTCTCTCAGGCGCGCCCCGCCGCCGCATCATCACAACAACTGGCACATCCGAAGGAAACGACATGA